GCATGTCGCAAAGCCGCTTGGAATTCACCATTGAAGAAGACATGGGCTCGGGCACCAAGGCTCTGGCTTATATGGAGCACCGTTTCAACACCGACAACGGCCAGAAAGACACCAAGCCGGTCGATGCACCGTTTTTCCAGCTGTCTTACGTGGGCCTGCAAGGCCCCTACGGTCGCCTGACCATGGGCCGCCAGTGGAACGTACTGTTCGACGTGGTGACCAGCACCTACGCCTCGTTCCCGTACTCGCCCTACATGGACGCCTACAAGCCCGAGCTGGGCATGGCCATGGGCGCACGCACCAGCAACTCGCTCAAGTACATCATTGCGAACGCCGACCGCAGCCTGGCCGCTGGCCTGCAGTATTCGTTTGGCGAGAACAATGAAGTCAAGGACATGCCCTTGATTGATTTGCTCAAGCCGGGCGCTAAAGAAGCGCTGGTGACCCAGTTGCAGGGCCCGGTGCAAAATTACGGCGGCTTCGTGCGCTACTCCAAGAACGGCATTTCCGTCGGCGGTGGCTACATGAACTTCAAGCTGCCCGGCGGCACCAAGGTCGATGCCTTCACCCTGGGCGGTTCCTACAAGGTTGGCGCCCTGTACCTGAACGCTGGCTACGGTCAGAACAAGGTCAAGAACCCGTTCAACGCCACGGTGCCAAGCATGGCCGATGCGGTGCTGTTGTCCACCTACTGGTCGGGCCAGACCAACGGCGGTTTCATGCCCGGTCCTATGATTTATGACTTTGACGCGGGGGCACTGCAGCCGCAGAACGTGGGTCAGGTCGGCAACTCCGCAAGCAAGCGCGAGATGTTCAAGATCGGCTTTGGCTACCAGGTCACGCCGCAGATCAACGCTGGCGCGCATTACTTCCACGCCAAGCAGTCCGGCTCGGCCAATGGCGTGTACAACGGCAATGCCAATTTCTTCGTCACGGCCGTGGATTACGCTTTCTCCAAGCGCACCGATGCGTACGCTGCTATCGACTACACCAAGGTCAGTGGCGGCGATGGCATGACCATCGACAAGTTCGGCGCCCGCAGCCGCACCGGCTTCACCGTCGGCCTGCGCCACCGCTTCTAAGCTGCCGCGTAAGCCTTTAAAGCCCTTCCCTGGGCTTTCCCGGTTTGCTCCCAGGCCCCTGCGTGCAGGGGCTTTTTTTCGTCCTGCTGCCTGCTAGCATGGGCGCTCCCCTTATCCATTGCAGAGGGCTTGTATGCCGGCATTACGTTACAGGGCCAGTGGCCGCGTGTTTGCGCAGATTGCCCAGTTCCACCCCGAGCTGACGGCGCTGCGCCGCGATTTGCACGCGCACCCCGAGCTGGGTTTTGAGGAGCATTACACGGCGGCGCGGGTGAAAGAGGCGCTGCAAGCCTGCGGTGTTGATGAAATCCACACCGGCATCGGCCGCACCGGCCTGGTGGCATTGATCCGGGGCCGGGGCGATGGCGGCGGCGCCATGGTCGGCCTGCGCGCCGACATGGACGCGCTGCCCATGACCGAGCACAACGACTTCGCCTGGAAGTCCGGCAAGAGCGGCCTCATGCACGGCTGCGGCCACGACGGCCACACGGCCATGCTGGTGGGCGCGGCGCGCTACCTGGCGGCCACGCGCTACTTTGACGGCACGGCGGTGCTCATCTTCCAGCCCGCCGAAGAGGGCGGCGGCGGCGCCCGCGTGATGATGGAAGACGGCCTGTTCGAGCGTTTTCCGGTGCAGGCGGTGTACGCCCTGCACAACTGGCCGGCGCTGCGCGCCGGCATGGTGGGCCTCAACGGCGGCGCCATGATGGCGGCGGCAGACCGCATCACCATCGACATCAGCGGCCGGGGCGGCCACGGCGCCCACCCCTACCAGACGCAGGACGTGATCCTGGCGAGCGCGCACATCATCACCGCCATTCAGAGCATCGTGGCGCGCAATGTGCGGGCGCTCGACAGCGCCGTCATCAGCCTGTGCGCCATGCAGGCCGGTGACTTGGGCGCCTTCAGCGTGCAGCCCGGCTGCGCCACCCTGGTGGGCACGGTGCGCACGTTTGACGCCGGGGTGCAGGAGCTGGTGGAGACGCGGCTCAAGGAGCTGTGCAGCGCCGTGGCCCTGGGCCTGGGCGTGTCGGCCAGCGTGCGCTATGAGCGCGTCTATCCCGCCACGCTCAACCATGCCGAGCAGGCGCGCCTGGCGGGCGACGTGGCGCAAAGCCTGGTCGGGGCCGATAACGTCGAGCGCCAGCTGGAGCCGAGCATGGGGGCGGAGGATTTTTCCTTCATGCTGCAGGCCCGTCCCGGCGCCTACCTGCGCCTGGGCCAGGGCGGCGTGCAGGGCGGTGCGGCGCTGCACAGCAGCCGCTACGACTTCAACGACGAGGTGCTGCCCCTGGGGGCGGCGCTGCACGCCGGCCTGATCGAGCAGTCCTTGCCCTGGCAGGCGCAGCCCACGCCGGCGCTGCCCGGGCGCGACCAGAAGGCGCTGGCGGCGATTTTTTCCTAACCGTGTCAGAGCCGGTGCGTGCGGTCGCCGTGGCCAAAGCCCACGGCGGGCCAGGGTGCACCCTTGGCCAGCAGCAGCACCTTGAACAGCTCGCCCATTTCGTGCTCCAGCATCAATTTGGCCGCCATGGCGCGCTGGGCAAGCGTGACTAGCTCCATTTTTTGTAGCAAACCGCAGTTCACCAAAAAATGCCCCTGCGAGGTGTAGCCCAGCACCTCAAAGCCCGCCTCCTGCCCGGCGACGGCGATGGCGGTGAAGTTGACGTGGGCGGTGATGTCCTTGGCGCCCACGGCGGTCAGCGGGTCGGGGTCGGCGCGGTGCGCCTGGTGGCACATCACCGTGCCCATGCTGCGCTGGGGGTGGTAGTACTCGCTCTCGCCAAAGCCGTAGTCGATGAGCAGCAGCGCGCCGCGCGCGAGGCGCTCGCCCAGGGTGTGGATGAAGGCTTCGCCCTGCGCGTGCAGCTCGGTCAGGTAGTCGTGCTCGCCTTCCACGTCCAGCGGGGGGCGCAGCGCCGTGGGGCGATCCTCCCAGGCCAAGCCGTGCCCCTGCCAGGCCACGCCGCGCTCGTACCACTGGCCGTCCACGCGGGCGATGAGCTGCACCGGCATGGCGTCGAGCAGCTCGTTGCCCAGCACCACGCCGGTCATGTGCGCGGGCAGCGTGCTGTGCCAGCAGACCCGCTCGCCCCAGGCGGCCAGGCGTTCTTGCTGGCGCGCGCGCAGGTCGCCCGAGAGATCGACGATGTGGTAGCGCCGCAGCGGCTGGCCCAGGGCGTCGAGGGCGGTGAGCAGCTGCGCCGCCAGCGCGCCGGTGCCGGCGCCAAACT
This DNA window, taken from Acidovorax sp. HDW3, encodes the following:
- a CDS encoding porin is translated as MKKTVIAALALCGAGAALAQSQPAAAPANTSKVQLSGVVDAAYRYTNNEGKDQGGLNRMVGGGMSQSRLEFTIEEDMGSGTKALAYMEHRFNTDNGQKDTKPVDAPFFQLSYVGLQGPYGRLTMGRQWNVLFDVVTSTYASFPYSPYMDAYKPELGMAMGARTSNSLKYIIANADRSLAAGLQYSFGENNEVKDMPLIDLLKPGAKEALVTQLQGPVQNYGGFVRYSKNGISVGGGYMNFKLPGGTKVDAFTLGGSYKVGALYLNAGYGQNKVKNPFNATVPSMADAVLLSTYWSGQTNGGFMPGPMIYDFDAGALQPQNVGQVGNSASKREMFKIGFGYQVTPQINAGAHYFHAKQSGSANGVYNGNANFFVTAVDYAFSKRTDAYAAIDYTKVSGGDGMTIDKFGARSRTGFTVGLRHRF
- a CDS encoding M20 aminoacylase family protein, yielding MPALRYRASGRVFAQIAQFHPELTALRRDLHAHPELGFEEHYTAARVKEALQACGVDEIHTGIGRTGLVALIRGRGDGGGAMVGLRADMDALPMTEHNDFAWKSGKSGLMHGCGHDGHTAMLVGAARYLAATRYFDGTAVLIFQPAEEGGGGARVMMEDGLFERFPVQAVYALHNWPALRAGMVGLNGGAMMAAADRITIDISGRGGHGAHPYQTQDVILASAHIITAIQSIVARNVRALDSAVISLCAMQAGDLGAFSVQPGCATLVGTVRTFDAGVQELVETRLKELCSAVALGLGVSASVRYERVYPATLNHAEQARLAGDVAQSLVGADNVERQLEPSMGAEDFSFMLQARPGAYLRLGQGGVQGGAALHSSRYDFNDEVLPLGAALHAGLIEQSLPWQAQPTPALPGRDQKALAAIFS
- a CDS encoding class I SAM-dependent methyltransferase, giving the protein MSNEPKILPSAPESPLSSVICAAITQAGGWIGFDRFMELALYTPGLGYYSGGLPKIGAMPEGGSDFVTAPEMSPLFGATLAVQVQEALVHTGTDEVWEFGAGTGALAAQLLTALDALGQPLRRYHIVDLSGDLRARQQERLAAWGERVCWHSTLPAHMTGVVLGNELLDAMPVQLIARVDGQWYERGVAWQGHGLAWEDRPTALRPPLDVEGEHDYLTELHAQGEAFIHTLGERLARGALLLIDYGFGESEYYHPQRSMGTVMCHQAHRADPDPLTAVGAKDITAHVNFTAIAVAGQEAGFEVLGYTSQGHFLVNCGLLQKMELVTLAQRAMAAKLMLEHEMGELFKVLLLAKGAPWPAVGFGHGDRTHRL